One stretch of Lacrimispora sphenoides DNA includes these proteins:
- a CDS encoding glycosyl hydrolase family 18 protein, with translation MKKKTAPVLATLGLILIVTAIFSGVWFLERYIPSKEQADIAGLLGVKGDEVALYLNEDLQEAKGLYLQEQTYLPIEWVNDMLNERFYWDSNENLLVYALPDSIVYADHSTVGTSGKPLIWVNENGVYLSVGLVANYTDIRVTAYDSVEHKRIFINNNWEAQQKAVVSEKGNVRVKGGVKSPIVTWISPGSQVTVLESMARWDKVRTEDGFVGYVERKRLGEVTSEVLKSTFAAPVYTNVSMDEPVCLAWHQMTTLEGNGSFDSVIANTKGVNVISPTWFELTDNEGNFRSLAQEDYVKKAHDKGLKVWALINNFSPDVNTEILMSKTSTRRKLIDALMSEVDRYGLDGINLDFEGIKEAAGVHYVQFIRELSIPCREKGIVLSVDNYVPAPGNQFYNRKEQGIVADYVIIMGYDEHYAGGDAGSVASIQYVENGIKDTLAQVPKEKVINGIPLYTRVWTEGPDGKVTSSSLGIARAKEWVSENQVELYWQEELGQYYGELQSKEGLKKLWLEEERSIGLKMDLIKQYGLAGVACWKLGFEPSDLWDEIRLDKK, from the coding sequence ATGAAGAAGAAAACAGCGCCGGTTCTTGCGACGCTAGGATTGATTTTGATAGTGACCGCCATATTTTCAGGGGTGTGGTTTCTGGAACGGTATATTCCCTCAAAGGAACAGGCAGATATAGCCGGACTGCTGGGAGTAAAGGGAGATGAAGTGGCCCTTTATCTCAATGAGGATCTGCAGGAGGCAAAAGGTCTTTACCTGCAGGAACAAACCTATCTCCCGATTGAGTGGGTGAATGATATGTTAAATGAGCGGTTTTACTGGGACAGCAATGAAAATCTTCTTGTGTATGCCCTGCCGGACTCCATTGTCTATGCGGATCATTCCACGGTCGGAACGTCTGGGAAACCCCTGATCTGGGTGAATGAGAACGGGGTTTATTTGTCCGTCGGACTGGTGGCAAATTATACGGATATCCGCGTGACTGCCTATGACAGCGTTGAGCATAAGCGGATTTTTATTAATAACAACTGGGAGGCCCAGCAAAAGGCAGTGGTTTCTGAAAAGGGAAATGTCAGGGTAAAAGGCGGAGTGAAAAGCCCCATCGTGACATGGATTTCTCCCGGAAGTCAGGTCACTGTTTTGGAATCTATGGCTAGGTGGGATAAGGTGCGGACGGAAGACGGATTTGTAGGCTATGTGGAACGCAAACGGCTGGGGGAAGTGACCAGTGAGGTTCTTAAAAGTACTTTTGCAGCGCCGGTTTACACGAATGTTTCCATGGATGAACCGGTTTGCCTTGCCTGGCACCAGATGACAACCCTTGAAGGAAATGGTTCTTTTGACAGCGTGATCGCCAATACAAAAGGGGTCAATGTCATTTCTCCAACCTGGTTTGAGCTTACAGACAATGAAGGAAACTTCCGGTCCCTGGCTCAGGAGGATTATGTAAAGAAAGCTCATGATAAGGGCTTAAAGGTCTGGGCCCTCATCAATAATTTCAGCCCTGATGTAAATACGGAGATCCTGATGTCAAAGACCTCCACCAGACGGAAGCTGATTGATGCCCTTATGTCAGAAGTGGATCGCTACGGTCTTGACGGGATTAACCTGGACTTTGAGGGAATCAAGGAAGCAGCAGGGGTCCATTATGTACAGTTCATACGGGAGCTTTCCATACCTTGTCGTGAGAAGGGGATCGTCTTATCCGTGGATAATTATGTTCCGGCTCCCGGCAATCAGTTCTATAACCGGAAAGAGCAGGGGATCGTGGCTGATTACGTGATTATTATGGGATATGATGAACATTATGCAGGCGGGGATGCCGGTTCTGTGGCTTCCATTCAATATGTGGAAAACGGGATCAAGGATACCCTGGCCCAGGTGCCAAAGGAAAAGGTGATCAATGGAATCCCCCTCTATACAAGGGTGTGGACAGAGGGACCTGATGGAAAGGTTACCTCTTCCTCTTTGGGCATTGCCCGTGCAAAAGAATGGGTCAGTGAAAATCAAGTGGAATTATACTGGCAGGAGGAACTGGGCCAGTATTACGGAGAATTGCAGTCAAAGGAAGGGCTTAAAAAGCTGTGGCTGGAAGAAGAGCGGTCCATAGGACTTAAGATGGATTTAATAAAACAGTATGGCCTCGCAGGTGTGGCTTGCTGGAAGCTGGGATTTGAACCGTCAGACTTGTGGGATGAAATACGGCTTGATAAAAAGTAA
- a CDS encoding serine/threonine protein kinase, whose translation MVLVSAVLFGKYQLYGILGTGRAGTVFLAVHLGLEEYRAIKRVPKSFLKFERLRHEALVLKELRHPGIPIIYDVEEDEFYSYLIEEYLEGDSLFDLVKKQGYLSRELAISYGIQLTSIISYLHLAGPNPILHLDLQPKNLLLCHDIVKLIDFELAASVEDANMHGERYGTVGCAAPEQYSKDGVLDERTDIYAIGAIIHFLFTGEFPKLPYKPASSMDADLAAIINRCMKKEKEERFSSAQELGERLGQLKNMGTAAKDRLQSSSLTIALAGSKSGAGTTHIGIGLSVYLRNHGYPNLFEEKNDSGMGTGLGDHAAAKRDQYGLMRYRGFIWRPYYGPVVKLKEPPYQIRILDYGKNVEQALSGSPDALILVCDGSSWSRNSAYFSAEYVVKGHSSYGIVYNHAARTTRIRLPEGAAPSRCIRAPYFPDPFEKNAETEDFYKTLLDEILEIKSIRKRGKGRYKRQINDWFSQMISGKNCTIGKG comes from the coding sequence GTGGTTTTAGTAAGCGCCGTTCTGTTTGGAAAATATCAGCTATACGGCATCTTGGGAACCGGCCGGGCAGGGACAGTTTTTCTGGCGGTTCATCTGGGGCTTGAGGAATACCGGGCAATCAAGCGGGTACCCAAAAGCTTTCTGAAATTCGAACGTCTAAGGCATGAAGCGCTTGTTCTTAAGGAACTTCGCCATCCTGGAATTCCCATTATTTATGATGTAGAGGAAGACGAATTTTATAGTTATTTAATCGAAGAGTATCTGGAAGGAGATTCTTTATTTGACCTTGTGAAAAAACAGGGCTATCTATCGCGGGAACTGGCCATCTCATATGGAATCCAGTTGACCAGCATCATCAGTTACCTGCATCTCGCAGGACCAAACCCCATATTACATTTGGATTTACAGCCGAAAAACCTGTTATTGTGTCATGACATCGTTAAACTGATTGACTTTGAACTTGCCGCGTCCGTGGAAGATGCAAATATGCACGGAGAGCGGTATGGAACCGTGGGATGTGCGGCGCCGGAGCAGTATTCAAAGGATGGAGTATTGGATGAAAGAACAGATATATATGCCATTGGTGCTATCATCCATTTTCTATTTACAGGAGAATTTCCTAAACTGCCCTATAAACCGGCTTCATCAATGGATGCCGATCTGGCTGCCATCATAAACCGGTGTATGAAAAAGGAAAAAGAAGAACGGTTTTCATCAGCACAGGAGCTGGGTGAGAGGCTTGGACAGCTTAAAAACATGGGAACGGCTGCAAAAGACCGTCTACAATCGTCATCTCTTACAATTGCTCTTGCAGGGAGCAAATCAGGGGCCGGAACGACTCATATTGGAATCGGCCTGTCTGTCTATCTTAGAAATCACGGATATCCCAATTTATTTGAAGAAAAAAATGATTCCGGCATGGGCACCGGGCTTGGTGATCATGCAGCCGCAAAGCGGGACCAGTATGGCCTGATGAGGTACCGGGGTTTTATTTGGAGACCCTATTACGGGCCGGTAGTGAAATTAAAAGAGCCGCCTTATCAAATTCGTATCCTGGATTACGGAAAAAATGTTGAACAGGCACTGAGTGGCAGCCCAGATGCTTTGATACTGGTATGCGACGGCAGCAGCTGGAGCAGAAACAGTGCCTATTTCTCTGCAGAATATGTAGTGAAAGGCCATAGTTCCTATGGGATTGTTTATAATCATGCAGCCAGGACAACCAGGATAAGGCTGCCTGAAGGGGCAGCCCCTTCCCGATGCATTAGGGCCCCTTACTTTCCGGATCCTTTTGAGAAAAATGCGGAAACAGAAGACTTTTACAAGACTCTGCTGGACGAGATTTTAGAAATAAAAAGCATAAGAAAAAGAGGAAAAGGAAGATATAAAAGACAAATTAACGATTGGTTTTCTCAAATGATTTCGGGCAAAAACTGCACCATAGGAAAAGGATAA
- a CDS encoding winged helix-turn-helix transcriptional regulator, producing the protein MNNESEKKDLFGICPYFTSQKVLSGKWALLILHYLEEKTLRFKELERALAPITQATLTKQLRNLEEHGLITRTVYNTIPPKVEYSLSELGHQFKPVLDSLEKWGELYIAHMERKDV; encoded by the coding sequence ATGAATAATGAAAGTGAAAAAAAAGACCTGTTCGGTATTTGTCCTTATTTTACCTCTCAAAAGGTTTTGAGCGGGAAATGGGCGCTGCTGATACTTCACTATCTGGAAGAGAAAACACTTCGGTTTAAGGAGTTAGAGCGTGCACTGGCTCCCATTACTCAGGCCACACTGACAAAACAGTTACGTAATCTGGAAGAACATGGTCTGATTACCCGTACCGTTTACAATACCATCCCGCCCAAAGTGGAATACTCTTTGAGTGAATTGGGCCATCAATTTAAACCGGTGTTGGATAGTTTGGAAAAATGGGGAGAGTTATACATTGCTCACATGGAAAGAAAAGACGTCTAG
- a CDS encoding pyridoxamine 5'-phosphate oxidase family protein, with amino-acid sequence MIDYAAVLKENPNGVLATQDGSKVKTRVFQYLFTDGNKVYFCTSNKKPVYEQIKANPNVSFCTYPANFTPVVSVNGKAVFVNDLSLKTRALDENPGIKGLYNTPDNPIFELFYIDVEEVETFSFTDGPKTDTI; translated from the coding sequence ATGATTGATTATGCAGCTGTTTTGAAGGAGAACCCCAACGGCGTCCTGGCAACACAGGATGGCAGCAAGGTAAAAACCCGGGTATTCCAATACCTGTTTACAGACGGCAACAAAGTATATTTCTGCACCAGCAACAAAAAACCGGTCTACGAACAGATTAAGGCCAACCCCAATGTTTCTTTCTGCACCTACCCAGCTAACTTTACGCCGGTGGTATCAGTAAACGGTAAGGCCGTCTTTGTCAACGATCTTTCCTTAAAAACTCGTGCACTGGACGAGAATCCCGGCATAAAGGGCCTGTACAATACACCTGACAATCCCATCTTTGAGCTTTTCTACATTGATGTAGAGGAAGTGGAAACTTTCAGCTTTACGGATGGCCCAAAAACCGATACCATTTAA
- a CDS encoding GNAT family N-acetyltransferase yields the protein MIEDYIVTQMNIDSIKKYGALDLVWQVFLEFEAPDYSEEGNQEFKKFIDLNSIEQKINKNEMLFWGCFSGENIVGVAATRQPCHISLLFVDKEHHRQGIGRELLSTITSFFKEEGVNREMTVNSSPYAVEIYHKLGFIDTDTEQLVNGIRFTPMKYIFS from the coding sequence ATGATTGAGGATTATATTGTAACCCAAATGAATATAGATTCTATAAAGAAATATGGTGCGCTGGACTTGGTTTGGCAGGTCTTTCTGGAATTTGAAGCTCCGGATTATTCAGAAGAAGGCAATCAGGAGTTCAAGAAATTTATAGATTTGAATTCTATTGAACAAAAAATCAATAAAAACGAGATGCTCTTCTGGGGTTGTTTCAGCGGTGAGAACATCGTGGGAGTGGCTGCAACCAGACAACCATGTCATATTTCACTTTTGTTTGTGGATAAAGAACATCACCGGCAAGGAATTGGGCGGGAATTATTAAGTACTATAACATCTTTTTTCAAGGAAGAAGGTGTTAATCGGGAAATGACGGTTAATTCATCACCCTATGCAGTCGAGATATATCATAAACTGGGATTTATCGATACAGACACCGAACAACTTGTAAATGGAATACGTTTTACTCCAATGAAGTATATATTCAGCTAA
- a CDS encoding adaptor protein MecA: MKIERINENQIRCTLTSFDLSVRNLNLGELAYGSEKARNLFREMIQKASNEVGFEAEDIPLMVEAIPLSNESVMLVITKIDDPEELDTRFAKFSPSADEDLDSMPGDLASELLEGADGLLNLLGLDKKEEPEAEEPKEQSSASSIRIYCFQSLDQISDAARTIGQVYDGENTLYKKPDTRQYYLVIRNTPDKSLDFSRVCNLLAEYGSKIHQDYASEAYYREHYEVLIEGHALQSLAKL; this comes from the coding sequence ATGAAGATAGAACGTATTAACGAAAATCAAATTCGCTGTACGCTTACCAGCTTTGATTTAAGCGTCAGAAACTTAAATTTAGGCGAGCTTGCCTATGGCAGTGAAAAAGCCCGCAACCTGTTCCGCGAGATGATTCAGAAAGCCTCTAACGAAGTGGGATTCGAAGCAGAAGACATTCCTCTCATGGTAGAAGCAATTCCATTGTCCAACGAAAGTGTGATGTTAGTAATCACAAAAATCGATGATCCGGAAGAATTAGATACAAGGTTTGCCAAATTTTCACCATCAGCCGACGAAGACTTGGATTCCATGCCAGGAGACCTGGCAAGCGAACTTTTGGAAGGCGCCGACGGACTGTTAAACCTGTTAGGGCTTGACAAGAAAGAAGAACCGGAGGCCGAAGAGCCAAAAGAGCAATCAAGCGCTTCCTCGATACGAATCTATTGTTTTCAAAGTCTGGACCAGATATCTGATGCTGCAAGGACCATCGGGCAGGTTTACGATGGCGAGAATACATTATATAAAAAACCTGATACCAGACAGTATTATCTGGTGATCAGGAACACTCCTGACAAGTCTCTGGATTTCAGCCGTGTCTGCAACCTGCTTGCGGAATATGGTTCCAAGATTCACCAGGACTACGCCTCCGAAGCGTACTACAGGGAACATTACGAGGTGCTGATTGAAGGTCACGCCCTTCAGTCTCTTGCCAAACTTTAA
- a CDS encoding alpha/beta hydrolase fold domain-containing protein, which produces MSMKTEMARFTAGLKKADKKMALELEQPPRGTGALTQEQFTKKVRVKAWNIDGFPGVTINGSYSKTAHILMLPGGAYTLEPSERYREMAECFAIEKQVKVTIPSCPLAPEYTALDVHRYLVRVYSWLTAEYPEDEFFLFGDFSGGGLALSFLQELRDMGNLPMPVRTAVVSPWLDIALNNPKIKIMKKTDPILPVEALKEAGARYCGPLEPDHPFVSPLHGNWDQLGQILIFSGTDEILTPDCELLVEKAGKFKGTKIIYKKGAKMVHNWILIPSKETDATLELIFAFFLEEALGF; this is translated from the coding sequence ATGAGCATGAAGACGGAGATGGCAAGATTTACTGCAGGGCTAAAAAAAGCGGACAAAAAGATGGCCCTTGAACTGGAACAGCCGCCCAGAGGAACGGGGGCGCTGACCCAGGAACAATTTACAAAAAAGGTACGGGTAAAAGCCTGGAACATCGACGGTTTTCCCGGAGTCACCATAAACGGAAGCTATTCAAAGACTGCCCATATCCTCATGCTGCCGGGAGGGGCATATACCCTGGAGCCGTCAGAGCGTTACAGGGAAATGGCAGAGTGTTTTGCCATAGAAAAACAGGTTAAGGTGACCATACCTTCCTGCCCTCTGGCTCCGGAGTATACGGCGTTAGATGTTCACCGGTATCTGGTCCGGGTTTACAGTTGGTTGACGGCAGAGTATCCGGAAGATGAGTTTTTTCTTTTTGGAGATTTTTCCGGCGGTGGTCTGGCTCTCTCGTTTTTACAGGAACTGCGGGACATGGGGAATCTGCCTATGCCGGTGAGAACTGCCGTGGTTTCTCCGTGGCTGGATATCGCTCTTAACAATCCGAAGATAAAGATCATGAAAAAAACGGATCCTATCCTTCCTGTAGAAGCGTTAAAAGAAGCCGGAGCCCGCTACTGCGGTCCTTTGGAACCGGATCACCCCTTTGTCTCACCTCTTCATGGAAACTGGGATCAGCTGGGACAGATCCTGATATTTTCCGGCACAGATGAAATTCTTACACCGGACTGCGAGCTTCTGGTTGAAAAGGCGGGAAAATTTAAAGGAACGAAAATCATTTATAAAAAAGGGGCTAAGATGGTACATAACTGGATATTGATTCCGAGCAAGGAGACAGATGCCACTTTGGAATTGATTTTTGCATTCTTTCTGGAAGAAGCTTTAGGATTTTAA
- a CDS encoding MATE family efflux transporter, which translates to MEQDRIKQGENPLGYKPVGHLLMQFALPAIVAMLVNSIYNIVDQIFIGQGIGYLGNAATTIAFPIVTIILAISTLLGAGGSAYAAIKLGEKNEEEADKTLGTVFLLTLAASVVVMAVGFPLMTPMLKIFGATANTMEYARQYTSIILLGTPFNMLSVVLSNMARTDGSPALSMYAILVGAVLNTILDPIYIFVFHWGVTGAAIATITSQIISAVVLVLYFVYKGKHMRLNRNSLRIDGDICRLALPLGVSSGITQVASTILQVVMNNSLVYYGNKTGIGGDVALSAMGVVNKIGMILISICIGIGIGSQPILGFNKGANQPKRVRKTYLSAATAATTVALTGWLACQLFPGQILSLFGTEDVQFTQFAIRCLKVYMLGIFSAGFQVVTTSYFQSTGQPLKASILSMLRQLVLLIPLILILPLSFGLEGILYAGPVADITSMIIVSQFVLHEMKKLNRLCKES; encoded by the coding sequence ATGGAACAAGACAGGATAAAACAGGGGGAGAACCCCCTGGGATATAAACCAGTGGGGCATTTGCTGATGCAGTTTGCACTTCCAGCGATTGTCGCCATGCTGGTAAATTCGATTTACAATATTGTTGATCAAATCTTTATCGGTCAGGGCATTGGGTATCTGGGAAATGCGGCGACCACCATTGCATTTCCGATTGTCACCATCATTTTAGCCATATCAACTCTCTTGGGAGCTGGAGGAAGCGCCTATGCAGCCATTAAGCTTGGTGAAAAAAATGAGGAAGAGGCGGACAAGACTCTTGGAACTGTTTTTCTGTTGACCCTGGCAGCCAGCGTTGTAGTTATGGCTGTTGGATTTCCTCTTATGACGCCTATGTTAAAGATTTTCGGGGCTACCGCCAATACCATGGAATATGCAAGGCAGTATACTTCTATCATATTACTGGGCACACCTTTTAACATGCTCTCTGTGGTGCTAAGCAATATGGCCAGGACAGACGGGAGTCCTGCTTTATCTATGTATGCCATTTTAGTTGGCGCTGTTTTAAATACTATTCTGGATCCGATTTATATTTTCGTATTTCATTGGGGTGTGACCGGAGCGGCCATTGCTACCATTACTTCTCAGATCATTTCCGCAGTCGTGCTGGTGCTGTATTTTGTGTACAAAGGAAAGCATATGCGCCTTAATAGAAATAGTTTACGCATTGATGGGGATATCTGCAGGCTGGCGCTGCCGCTTGGAGTCTCAAGCGGAATCACCCAGGTGGCGTCTACCATTTTGCAGGTTGTCATGAATAATTCTCTGGTGTATTATGGAAACAAGACGGGCATTGGCGGTGATGTGGCTTTAAGTGCCATGGGTGTTGTAAATAAGATCGGAATGATTCTTATTTCCATCTGTATAGGGATCGGCATCGGCTCCCAGCCCATTCTGGGATTTAATAAGGGAGCGAATCAGCCAAAGCGTGTGAGGAAGACTTATCTTTCGGCAGCTACGGCGGCAACCACAGTTGCCCTTACGGGATGGCTTGCCTGTCAGTTGTTCCCAGGGCAGATTTTAAGTCTGTTTGGGACAGAGGATGTGCAGTTCACCCAGTTTGCCATCCGCTGCCTGAAGGTGTACATGCTTGGAATCTTTTCGGCCGGATTCCAGGTTGTGACAACCAGTTATTTCCAGTCAACGGGACAACCCTTAAAGGCTTCCATTTTATCCATGCTGCGTCAGCTTGTGTTATTGATCCCGCTGATTCTTATCCTTCCCCTTTCTTTTGGTCTGGAAGGAATCCTCTATGCAGGGCCTGTGGCGGATATTACCTCAATGATCATTGTCAGCCAGTTTGTTCTGCATGAAATGAAAAAGTTAAACAGATTATGTAAAGAATCGTAA
- a CDS encoding MarR family winged helix-turn-helix transcriptional regulator: MCEHKEIGKYISIIQRLNNTYFANQLSTYQIGCGQQFFLLQIFKKPGMSLHELASFGHYDKATATRAVKKLEEEGYVVTEMAQEDKRIRRIYVTDKAAAVVGKTLESVNEWADIILKGFTKEERDAAEQMLIRMACNALDHIMEQKGKE; the protein is encoded by the coding sequence ATGTGCGAGCACAAGGAAATCGGGAAATATATCTCGATTATCCAGAGACTTAATAATACGTATTTTGCAAATCAATTATCTACTTATCAGATAGGCTGTGGACAACAGTTTTTTTTATTGCAGATTTTTAAAAAACCTGGTATGAGTCTGCATGAGCTGGCTTCTTTTGGACATTACGATAAGGCCACTGCCACCCGCGCGGTTAAGAAGCTGGAAGAAGAAGGATATGTTGTGACGGAAATGGCACAGGAGGATAAACGCATCCGGAGGATTTACGTCACAGACAAAGCGGCAGCTGTCGTGGGAAAGACCTTGGAGAGCGTAAATGAATGGGCGGATATTATATTAAAAGGGTTTACCAAAGAGGAACGTGATGCAGCAGAGCAAATGCTCATTCGCATGGCTTGCAATGCCCTCGATCACATCATGGAACAGAAGGGAAAGGAATAG
- the sdaAA gene encoding L-serine ammonia-lyase, iron-sulfur-dependent, subunit alpha: MDFISGSELLKLCEENHCRISEVMRKREASEFGADPEETISRMKEAYQIMKEACHKPLDEPVASIGGLIGGEAAKVRNRRRSGKSICGSMLSKAITYSLAVLEVNASMGLIVAAPTAGSSGVLPGLLLALEEEFSLDHEQIIDGLFTASAVGYLIMRNATVAGAQAGCQAEVGAASAMAAAAATEIMGGTPKQCMDAASSAIVNLLGLVCDPVAGLVEYPCQSRNVLGASNALVCAEMALSGVEQFIPFDQTVDTMMMVGRSIPFELRETSLGGCAATEAACRKTCEIFKTK, encoded by the coding sequence ATGGACTTTATATCAGGAAGTGAATTGTTGAAATTGTGTGAGGAAAATCACTGCCGGATTTCAGAGGTGATGCGGAAACGGGAAGCCAGTGAGTTCGGTGCCGATCCGGAGGAGACCATAAGCCGGATGAAAGAAGCTTACCAGATCATGAAGGAAGCCTGTCATAAGCCGTTAGATGAGCCGGTGGCTTCCATCGGCGGATTGATCGGAGGAGAAGCTGCAAAGGTTCGGAACAGAAGGCGATCAGGAAAATCCATATGCGGAAGCATGCTGTCCAAGGCGATCACCTATTCTCTGGCTGTTCTGGAAGTAAATGCTTCTATGGGCCTTATTGTAGCGGCGCCCACGGCAGGAAGTTCCGGAGTTCTGCCTGGACTGCTTCTTGCTTTGGAAGAAGAATTTTCCTTAGATCACGAACAGATCATTGATGGCCTTTTTACAGCAAGTGCGGTGGGCTATCTGATTATGCGGAATGCTACCGTGGCTGGAGCACAGGCCGGCTGTCAGGCTGAGGTTGGTGCTGCTTCTGCAATGGCAGCAGCGGCAGCAACGGAAATCATGGGCGGAACGCCAAAGCAGTGCATGGATGCAGCTTCCTCAGCAATCGTGAATCTCTTAGGGCTGGTCTGTGATCCGGTAGCCGGTCTGGTGGAGTATCCCTGCCAGAGCCGTAATGTTCTGGGAGCTTCCAATGCACTGGTATGTGCAGAAATGGCATTATCAGGAGTAGAGCAGTTCATACCATTTGATCAGACGGTAGACACCATGATGATGGTCGGTCGTTCCATCCCATTTGAATTAAGGGAAACTTCCCTTGGCGGCTGCGCGGCTACGGAGGCTGCCTGCAGGAAAACCTGCGAGATTTTTAAAACAAAGTAA
- the sdaAB gene encoding L-serine ammonia-lyase, iron-sulfur-dependent subunit beta: protein MPSISIFEVIGPNMVGPSSSHTAGAVAIALLVKKMFNEPIREVEFVLYGSFAKTYKGHGTDRALLGGILGFETYDLRIKNSFQLADECGIKYSFQVDEKETEVHPNTVEIHVSGEKGGTISVRGVSLGGGKVKIIRINGIDVDFTGEYSTLVIRHLDYPGMVAYIATSLSERNVNIAFMRLFREQKGATAYSVVESDEEIPQELLDKLREHPKVEDVMLIQV from the coding sequence ATGCCGTCTATCAGTATTTTCGAGGTAATCGGCCCTAATATGGTAGGGCCATCCAGTTCCCATACTGCGGGTGCTGTGGCAATTGCTCTTCTGGTTAAAAAAATGTTCAACGAACCCATTCGCGAAGTGGAGTTTGTTTTGTACGGTTCTTTTGCAAAGACCTACAAAGGCCATGGAACCGACCGTGCGCTTCTCGGCGGCATCCTGGGGTTTGAGACTTATGATTTAAGAATTAAAAATTCCTTCCAGTTAGCTGATGAATGCGGGATAAAGTATTCCTTCCAGGTGGATGAAAAAGAAACAGAAGTTCATCCAAATACAGTAGAGATTCATGTGTCTGGAGAAAAGGGCGGAACGATATCGGTCCGCGGTGTCTCCCTAGGAGGCGGTAAAGTTAAAATTATCAGGATCAACGGCATTGATGTAGACTTTACCGGGGAATATTCCACACTGGTTATACGCCACCTGGACTATCCTGGCATGGTGGCCTATATTGCCACCAGTTTAAGTGAACGTAATGTAAATATTGCTTTCATGCGCCTGTTTCGGGAACAAAAAGGGGCGACTGCTTATTCTGTGGTGGAATCTGATGAGGAAATCCCACAGGAATTGCTGGATAAGCTGCGGGAACACCCCAAAGTAGAAGATGTTATGCTTATACAGGTTTAG